CTCCAGAGGCCAGGCGCGAACTCGAACGGCTCGCTTTTCAGGACGAACTCTGCCCCGAGTTCCTCCAGCTCTTCCCTGGTGAAAGGTATTCCAATCTGCCTTGGGTGGGGCTTCAGCGCTATTCTTCGCCTAAACATCTCCGGGTGGCCTATTACCCCTATTCGTCTCCCCCGCGCCCTCAGAAACTCCTTCAGCCCGCCCGTGTGGTCGTAGTGGCCGTGCGTTATGAAAACGTAGTCCATCTCGTCCGGCGCTATCCCAAGCTTCTCCATGTTGTTCAGTAGAACCCGTCCCTCCGTCCCGGTGTCCACGAGAACTTTAACGGCGTCGTGCTCCACCAGGACGGAGAATCCATGGGAGCCGAGGAGTCCCTTCCTGAATCCTGAGTGGTTTTCGTAGAGCACGGTTAGCCTCATCTAAGATCCCTCGAAAAGTTTATGTTTCGGGCCGTTTAAATCCTTTCGTGATTGCCATGGTATCCCCTGTGGATTATGTTGCACCGCTGATTTCAGGAATCGTCATCGCTCTCACCTCTTGGCTACCTGTGGGGCTGGAAGGACAGGTGATCGGCTCTATACTTGACTCAGTGACCCCGGACCATTCCAGCTACCTCGTCCCAGCGTACCTTGGTACCACCTTCGCAGTCTTCTTCTACTTTAGGGACTACATCGCCTTGG
This Thermococcus cleftensis DNA region includes the following protein-coding sequences:
- a CDS encoding MBL fold metallo-hydrolase, which codes for MRLTVLYENHSGFRKGLLGSHGFSVLVEHDAVKVLVDTGTEGRVLLNNMEKLGIAPDEMDYVFITHGHYDHTGGLKEFLRARGRRIGVIGHPEMFRRRIALKPHPRQIGIPFTREELEELGAEFVLKSEPFEFAPGLWSSGEIPRLEWDRAVGYVERGGELRKDRVPDDIALIIDLGESVAVVTGCGHSGILNITRHASTITGKPIKALVGGFHLIGADRKLLDDVVENLDVEKLYAGHCTGIDSYAYLKAKLGGKIEPLHVGKTIEL